A region of Ictalurus furcatus strain D&B chromosome 1, Billie_1.0, whole genome shotgun sequence DNA encodes the following proteins:
- the LOC128612519 gene encoding hemoglobin embryonic subunit alpha-like → MSLSAKDKDTVKAFWATVSPKAGEIGAEALYRMLTVYPQTKTYFSHWTDLSFGSAQVKKHGKTIMASVDGAVSKIDDLTTGLLSLSELHAFQLRIDPANFKILAHNVLVVLAIMFPAAFTPEVHVSMDKFLNALALALAEKYR, encoded by the exons ATGAGTCTCTCTGCTAAAGACAAAGACACCGTCAAAGCCTTCTGGGCCACAGTCTCCCCAAAGGCTGGAGAAATTGGTGCTGAAGCTCTGTACAG GATGCTGACTGTTTACCCACAGACCAAGACCTATTTCTCCCACTGGACTGACTTGAGCTTTGGCTCTGCCCAAGTGAAGAAGCACGGAAAGACTATTATGGCTAGCGTGGATGGTGCTGTCAGCAAAATTGATGACCTGACCACTGGGTTGCTTAGCCTAAGTGAGCTGCACGCTTTCCAGCTGCGTATTGACCCGGCTAACTTCAAG ATCCTAGCCCACAACGTGCTCGTTGTTCTGGCCATCATGTTCCCCGCTGCCTTTACTCCTGAGGTGCACGTGTCTATGGATAAGTTTCTCAATGCCTTGGCCCTGGCTCTCGCTGAGAAGTACAGATAA